A single window of Colletotrichum higginsianum IMI 349063 chromosome 8, whole genome shotgun sequence DNA harbors:
- a CDS encoding Cysteine synthase a → MQRALRASDSALAAIGNTPLVRLRRLVPPNHAEVYLKLEYTNPTGSHKDRMAAAIIEQAELRGALKPGAKVVEATGGSTGSSLAFVCAVRGYRFQPASSDAFAPEKLRTMAAFGASVDVIRSPSGRITADLIPAMIRRARSVADEDGAYATDQFNNADALVGYEGLGREILAQLPEGVDAFCAAVGTAGLAMGVSRVLKAARHDTRVVVLEPASTPVVTEGRAGAHGVEGIGIGFLPPLLDRALYDEARAVEEDEARAMCRRLAREEGIFAGVSTGLNAVAAIRLARELGPGKRVVTIACDSGLKYLNSDLFHGPQ, encoded by the coding sequence ATGCAGAGAGCCCTCCGAGCCTCGGAttccgccctcgccgccatcggcaacACGCCCCTCGtgcgcctccgccgcctggTGCCCCCCAACCACGCCGAGGTCTACCTGAAGCTCGAGTACACCAACCCGACCGGCTCCCACAAGGACCGCATGGcggccgccatcatcgagcaggccgagctcAGGGGCGCCCTGAAACCCGGCGCgaaggtcgtcgaggccaccggcggcagcacgGGCTCGTCGCTGGCCTTCGTCTGCGCCGTCCGGGGCTACCGCTTCCAGCCCGCCTCCTCGGACGCCTTCGCCCCCGAGAAGCTCAGGACCATGGCCGCCTTCGGCGCCTCCGTCGACGTCATCCGGAGCCCCTCGGGACGCATCACAGCCGACCTGATCCCTGCCATGATCCGCCGCGCCcgctccgtcgccgacgaggacggcgcctACGCGACGGACCAGTTCAacaacgccgacgccctgGTCGGCTACGAAGGCCTGGGCCGCGAGATCCTCGCGCAGCTCCCTGAAGGCGTCGACGCCTtctgcgccgccgtcggcacggCCGGCCTGGCCATGGGCGTCTCGAGGGTCCTCAAGGCCGCGCGGCACGACACCCGCGTCGTCGTGCTGgagccggcctcgacgcccgtcgtcaccgaggGCCGCGCCGGTGCgcacggcgtcgagggcatcggcatcgggTTTCTGCCACCGCTCTTGGACCGGGCGCTGTACgacgaggcgagggcggtagaggaggatgaggcaCGCGCCATGTGTCGGCGGCTGGCCAGGGAGGAGGGCATATTTGCCGGGGTCTCGACCGGGTTGAACGCCGTTGCGGCGATTCGGCTGGCCCGAGAGCTGGGGCCCGGGAAGAGAGTCGTGACGATTGCGTGTGATTCTGGTCTGAAGTACCTGAATAGTGACTTGTTTCATGGTCCCCAGTAG
- a CDS encoding CUE domain-containing protein: MASLPPFAPFPPSKWRASLTPQDWSSLLEAWTALANAHLALPDAQLFSTAAASLPPFFASFVAELSTDAAGHPLIPGASSSPSSTSAHLKPLLRAVFALTSRLLTSPTHPPPPELATPAFLAAFSRLYRKNSPATLSASFALHAPTLEPPLASLKRTLTKSLEAGLKADLKTLEARLASLNHLLHACPAAAAFFLAGSDFLDGLVSAFRITNPPLRKVLVATAYVGLVGLAAADRFGMLADVLFSLKSAAEAHKAGPLNVNDSLVAELVTVTPVLKQLLRKAEDKGAASTALRSRIAALEGFRKPGGGMMRPKRLVKRKIDKGKGKDVADESQVQAELHMHRQSQISLIQDLFPDLGSAFISKLFDEYGDNTEVVTAHLLEDSLPPHLATADRAAQLYVLIETCLIHHDLLLILYRSPKLERRKSQLEPRPTPPQLPERHNVFDDDELDRLELDVSKLHFGKKAPERTADDVLRDRSTAPNKAAILSALAAFDSDDDERDDTYDADDVGGTVDNANEEADGQKDANEETLYKAFQADPSVFDRQATTRRGPARGKLRVETGMTDEAIEGWAVMLARNPGQKRRLEAKYNGAAAFTGTQTEILSTAWRASPAGSGAEESDPDGGSSSRGGRGGRGRGVGGRGRGRGGGGRGGGNVAGPTGEKETEAARRRKEASKGSRANHNRRDQRAKKMARGGFPG; encoded by the coding sequence ATGGCGTCCCTACCGCCCTTcgcccctttccccccctccaaatGGCGCGCCTCCCTCACCCCGCAGGACTGGTCCTCCCTGCTCGAAGCCTGGACGGCCCTCGCAAACGCCCACCTCGCCCTCCCCGACGCCCAGCTCTtctcgaccgccgccgcctccctcccgcccttcttcgcgtccttcgtcgccgagctctcgaccgacgccgccggccatcCCCTCATCCCCGgcgcatcatcatcaccatcatcaacctCCGCCCACCTCAAACCCCTCCTGAGAGCAGTCTTCGCCCTGACGTCCCGCCTCCTCACATCCCCGACgcaccctccccctcccgagctcgcgacgcccgccttcctcgccgccttcagcAGGCTCTACCGCAAGAACAGCCCGGCGACGCTCTCCGCCTCCTTCGCCCTCCACGCCCCGACCCTCGAACCGCCCCTGGCGTCCCTGAAGCGAACCCTCACAAAGTCCCTCGAGGCGGGCCTGAAGGCCGACCTCAAGACCCTCGAGGCccgcctcgcctccctcaaccacctcctccacgcctgccccgccgccgccgccttcttcctcgccggctccgacttcctcgacggcctcgtctccGCCTTCCGCATCACGAACCCGCCGCTGCGCaaggtcctcgtcgccaccgcctacgtcggcctcgtcggcctcgccgccgcggaccGCTTCGGCAtgctcgccgacgtcctcttctccctcaagtccgccgccgaggcccacAAGGCCGGCCCCCTCAATGTCAACGActccctcgtcgccgagctcgtcacCGTCACACCCGTGCTGAAGCAGCTCCTGAGAAAGGCAGAGGACAAGGGCGCGGCCTCGACAGCTCTGAGGTCGCGCATCGCCGCGCTCGAGGGGTTCCGcaagcccggcggcggcatgatGAGGCCCAAGAGGCTCGTCAAGAGGAAGAtcgacaagggcaagggcaaggacgtGGCCGATGAATCCCAGGTCCAGGCCGAGCTGCACATGCACAGACAAAGCCAGATCTCGCTCATCCAGGATCTGTTTCCCGACTTGGGCTCGGCCTTCATTTCAAAACTGTTTGACGAGTACGGCGATAACACAGAGGTCGTCACGGCTCACTTGCTGGAGGATTCGCTTCCCCCGCACCTCGCAACGGCGGACCGCGCTGCGCAGCTGTACGTTCTCATTGAGACTTGTCTTATTCATCACGATCTACTGCTAATACTCTACAGGTCGCCCAAGCTGGAGAGGAGAAAGAGCCAGCTCGAGCCCAGACCAACGCCTCCACAACTACCAGAGCGCCATAACGTatttgatgatgatgaactCGATAGACTAGAACTAGACGTTTCTAAACTCCATTTCGGCAAAAAGGCCCCCGAAAGGACGGCCGACGATGTCCTCAGGGACAGGTCCACCGCGCCGAACAAGGCGGCCATCTTGTCCGCGCTTGCGGCGTTCGACTcggacgatgacgagcgCGACGACACCTACGACGCAGACGATGTTGGCGGCACGGTGGACAACGccaacgaggaggccgacggACAGAAGGACGCCAACGAGGAGACGCTGTACAAGGCGTTCCAGGCGGATCCCAGCGTGTTTGATAGACAGGCCACGACGAGAAGGGGCCCGGCGAGAGGCAAGCTAAGGGTGGAGACGGGTATGACGGACGAGGCGATCGAGGGCTGGGCCGTGATGCTGGCAAGGAATCCCGGCCAGAAGCGTCGCCTCGAGGCTAAATACAACGGCGCCGCAGCGTTCACGGGCACCCAGACCGAGATTCTGTCGACGGCGTGGCGGGCCAGTCCGGCTGGCTCAGGTGCCGAAGAGTCCGACCCCGATGGAGGAAGCTCGTCGAGGGGCGGCAGAGGTGGTCGCGGCCGCGGAGTCGGAGGTCGTGGACGTGGcaggggtggtggtggcagggGAGGCGGCAACGTGGCGGGCCCGAcgggagagaaggagaccGAGGCCGCGCGTAGGAGAAAGGAAGCCAGCAAGGGTTCGAGGGCCAACCACAACCGCCGAGACCAGAGGGCCAAGAAGATGGCGAGAGGTGGGTTCCCCGGCTGA
- a CDS encoding Frag1/DRAM/Sfk1 family protein, whose product MSSKYKGKDSGVALTFNGQWVSWLHTTVAYSAFISAFIVGVSLHYHKIVQNEWYGYPEEWFPSVSATIGDRYPERSFYMFFIAITSGPRFALVGLWYLLTRRPGQTLPKFTFAMGILRTVMCGGFTYVTSTDDHDWHDIFMISYIVASLPWTIGCVLLSPPNPQAIKYRKWIASSFFGTLVPLIYFFIQHKVHRVAGAYTIYAFFEWALILFDVAFDAVTALDFSTFEVVIKDVRGASKGYVQWLPK is encoded by the exons ATGTCGTCCAAGTACAAGGGCAAGGACAGCGGCGTCGCGTTGACCTTCAATGGCCAATGGGTCAGCTGGTTGCACACCACCGTAGCTTACA GTGCATTCATCAGCGCATTCATCGTCGGTGTTTCGCTGCACTACCACAAGATTGTCCAGAATGAGTGGTATGGATATCCCGAAGAGTGGTTTccctccgtctcggcgaccATTGGCGACCGATACCCCGAGCGCTCATTCTACATGttcttcatcgccatcacctcAGGCCCGCGCTTCGCTCTCGTCGGCTTGTGGTATCTCCTGACGAGGAGACCCGGCCAGACGCTGCCCAAGTTCACCTTCGCAATGGGCATCCTGCGCACCGTCATGTGCGGCGGGTTCACCTACGTCACCTCGACCGACGACCACGACTGGCACGACATCTTCATGATCTCCTACATTGTcgcatctctgccctggaCCATTGGCTGCGTTCTGCTGAGCCCGCCGAACCCCCAGGCGATCAAGTACCGCAAATGGATtgcctcgtccttcttcggAACTCTGGTGCCCTTGATCTACTTCTTCATCCAACATAAGGTTCACCGCGTCGCCGGAG CCTACACCATCTACGCCTTCTTCGAATGGgccctcatcctcttcgATGTCGCCTTTGACGCCGTCACGGCCCTCGACTTCAGCACTTTCGAAGTGGTCATCAAGGATGTCCGGGGAGCTAGCAAGGGGTACGTCCAATGGCTTCCGAAATAG
- a CDS encoding Cytochrome P450, translated as MAPETSHLWLWLGFAAVAGVVYVTGIVVYRLFFHPLAKYPGPLIAKITDGYQLYHAWNGDRHLDFYKLHNQYGNVVRFGPNSLSFNSATSLKDIYGFRTNVRKAEFYDAFVHPAPNTHNARDKEIHARKRRVLAHGFSDSAMKEMERYILGNVRAFTTEVGRGASDETKGWSTPKNMADWCNYLAMDILGDLSFGKAFHMLEAPDNRFALDLIAAATKRHLLCGTMPIVDKLKLDRLLFPTIAAGRARYMAYSKGQLTERTKMGEDTDRRDFFYYLLKARDPETGQGFSVPELWGESNLLIIAGSDTTSTAMAATLFYLVRNAAALERVTAEVRGKFANVEDIRQGAALNTCNYLRACIDEAMRLSPSVGGLLPREVLAGGATIDGARVPEGTVVGTPHYTIHHNEAYYPSAYAYAPERWIVGEANPAFGGRATTEEDVARAQSAFCPFSIGARGCIGKGLAYAEMSTALARTLFLYDLRKAVGVEDPAEGRPGRGEGRERVGEMQLFDTFTSMKDGPMLEFRARA; from the exons ATGGCGCCCGAGACGAGTCAtctctggctctggctggGTTTCGCCGCCGTAGCAGGCGTCGTATAC GTcaccggcatcgtcgtctaccgcctcttcttccacccGTTGGCCAAGTACCCGGGCCCCTTGATCGCCAAGATCACGGATGGCTACCAGCTCTACCACGCGTGGAATGGCGACCGCCACCTGGACTTTTACAAGCTTCACAATCAGTACG GCAACGTCGTCCGCTTCGGCCCCAACTCGCTCTCGTTCaactcggcgacgtcgctcAAGGACATCTACGGCTTCCGCACCAACGTGCGCAAGGCCGAGTTCTACGACGCCTTCGTCCACCCGGCGCCCAACACGCACAACGCGCGCGACAAGGAGATCCACGCGCGCAAGCGCCGCGTGCTCGCCCACGGCTTCTCCGACAGCGCCatgaaggagatggagcGCTACATCCTGGGCAACGTGCGCGCCTTCACGACCGAGGTCGGCCGGGGCGCCTCGGACGAGACCAAGGGCTGGTCGACGCCCAAGAACATGGCCGACTGGTGCAACTACCTGGCCATGGACATCCTCGGGGACCTGTCGTTCGGCAAGGCGTTCCACATGCTGGAGGCGCCCGATAACCGGTTCGCGCTGGACTTGATTGCCGCGGCGACCAAGAGACATCTTCTC TGCGGCACGATGCCCATcgtcgacaagctcaagCTCGACAGGCTGCTGTTCCCGACCATCGCGGCCGGCCGCGCGCGGTACATGGCCTACAGCAAGGGGCAGCTGACGGAACGCACCAAGATGGGCGAGGACACTGACCGACGCGACTTCTTTTACTACCTCCTCAAGGCGCGCGACCCGGAGACGGGGCAGGGCTTCTCGGTGCCGGAGCTCTGGGGCGAGTCGAATCTGCT CATCATCGCCGGTTCCGACACGACTtcgacggccatggccgcGACGCTCTTCTACCTCGTCCGTAACGCGGCGGCCCTCGAGCGAGTGACGGCCGAGGTGCGCGGCAAGTtcgccaacgtcgaggaCATCCGCCAGGGCGCGGCGCTCAACACGTGCAACTACCTCCGCGCCtgcatcgacgaggccatgcGCCTGTCCCCCTCGGTGggcggcctcctcccgcgcgaggtgctcgccggcggcgcgacCATCGACGGCGCGCGCGTGCCCGagggcaccgtcgtcggcacgCCGCACTACACGATCCACCACAACGAGGCGTACTACCCGTCGGCGTACGCGTACGCGCCGGAGCGGTGGatcgtcggcgaggcgaaCCCGGCGTTCGGGGgccgggcgacgacggaggaggacgtGGCGCGGGCGCAGAGCGCCTTCTGCCCCTTCTCGATCGGCGCGCGGGGTTGCATCGGCAAGGGGCTGGCGTACGCCGAGATGTCGACGGCGCTGGCCCGGACGCTGTTCCTGTACGACCTGcgcaaggccgtcggcgtcgaggacccggccgaggggcggccggggaggggCGAGGGCAGGGAGAGGGTCGGGGAGATGCAGCTGTTTGACACGTTTACGAGCATGAAGGACGGGCCGATGCTGGAGTTCCGGGCGAGGGCGTGA
- a CDS encoding At dna binding protein, which produces MKSEPDVRVEDGYEIKFSIDDLAAKKTPEGWEGIRNYVARNNLRGMRRGDKAFFYHSNCKEPGVVGIMSIVKEHSPDWNACINDNPYYDAAAPHDGSRWSLVHVKIEHKFPRIVPLSLLKESRGTTGPLRDMELLKQARLSVTKVTREEWDEVIRMARERDEDGEWDRTVEESKKFPNYSAA; this is translated from the exons ATGAAGTCGGAGCCGGACGtgcgcgtcgaggacggtTATGAGATCAAGTTCTCCATCGACGATCTAGCGGCCAAGAAGACGCCCGAGGGGTGGGAAG GCATTCGCAACTATGTTGCGCGGAATAACCTCAGGGGGATGCGCAGGGGCGACAAGGCCTTCTTCTACCACTCCAACTGCAAGGAGCCCGGCGTAGTGGGCATCATGAGCATCGTCAAGGAACACTCCCCAGATT GGAACGCCTGCATCAACGACAATCCGTActacgacgccgccgcccctcaCGACGGCAGCCGTTGGAGCCTCGTCCACGTCAAGATCGAGCACAAGTTCCCGCGCATCGTGCCGTTGAGCCTGCTCAAGGAGTCGCGTGGTACTACCGGCCCGCTGCGGGACATGGAGCTGCTGAAGCAGGCTCGGCTAAGCGTCACCAAGGTCACGCGCGAGGAGTGGGACGAGGTCATCCGCATGGCTCGGGAGcgagacgaggacggcgagtgGGACAGGACCGTCGAGGAGTCCAAGAAGTTTCCCAACTACTCGGCGGCGTGA
- a CDS encoding Beta-1,6-galactanase: MKLLASLLAVAGTVAPLCAAAAVPQARQTSWPNGPFTTNGRWQQDASGNNVNFAGTNWPGHGEVMVPEGLQYNSVEEVVSKIKSLGMNAIRLTFAIELVDQIYANGGEDVDLRTAFVEGLGEANGTAVLASVLERNPSFTEATTRLQVYDAIAAECARQEIYILLDNHMSKGKWCCSGNDGNTWWGDREFDAANWVRGLAYMAEHGKSWPALVAMSLRNELRQATDNPELVAASYHWQDWYKYIQQGTDAVNGANPDVLIYLSGLNYDTTVAPVFRGTALTPGNATFSRADFDGYADKLVLEIHNYEGSIGSCASLRYNLYNRGFQAMNATDPATADVFPVALTEFGFNMNDATYQGVYSTCLAEYLPEARASFFIWVLVGSYYTRQGTQNFDESWGLLNVDWSAWRNPAYVEEQLKPMVAGVIG; encoded by the exons ATGAAGCTCCTCGCCTCCctgctggccgtcgccggcaccgtcgcgcccctctgcgccgccgccgccgttccccAGGCCCGACAGACGAGCTGGCCCAACGGGCCCTTCACGACCAACGGCCGCTGGCAGCAGGACGCCTCGGGCAATAATGTCaacttcgccggcaccaaCTGGCCCGGCCACGGCGAGGTCATGGTGCCCGAGGGCCTGCAGTACAACtcggtcgaggaggtcgtcaGCAAGATCAAGAGCCTCGGCATGAACGCCATCCGGCTGACCTTCGCCATCGAGCTCGTGGACCAGATCTacgccaacggcggcgaggacgtcgacctcCGCACCGCCTTCGTCGAggggctcggcgaggccaacggcaccgccgTTCTCGCGAGCGTGCTCGAGCGGAACCCGTCCTTCACCGAGGCCACGACCCGGCTGCAGGTCtacgacgccatcgccgccgagtgCGCGCGCCAGGAGATCTACATCCTGCTCGACAACCACATGTCCAAGGGCAAGTGGTGCTGCTCCGGCAACGACGGCAACACCTGGTGGGGGGACCGCGagttcgacgccgccaactgGGTGCGCGGCCTGGCCTACATGGCCGAGCAT GGCAAGTCGTGGCCGGCGCTCGTCGCCATGTCCCTCCGTAACGAGCTCCGTCAGGCCACCGACAACccggagctcgtcgccgcctcgtACCACTGGCAGGACTGGTACAAGTACATCCAGCAGGgcaccgacgccgtcaacggcgcgAACCCGGACGTGCTCATCTACCTCTCGGGCCTCAACTACGACACGACGGTGGCGCCCGTGTTCCGCGGCACGGCGCTGACGCCGGGCAACGCGACCTTCTCGCGGGCCGACTTTGACGGGTACGCCGACAAGCTCGTGCTCGAGATCCACAACTACGAGGGCAGCATCGGCAGCTGCGCGAGCCTGCGGTACAACCTGTACAACCGGGGCTTCCAGGCGATGAACGCGACGgacccggcgacggccgacgTGTTCCCCGTCGCGCTGACCGAGTTCGGGTTCAACATGAACGACGCCACGTACCAGGGCGTCTACTCGACGTGCCTGGCCGAGTACCTGCCCGAGGCGCGCGCGAGCTTCTTCATCTGGGTGCTGGTCGGCAGCTACTACACCCGCCAGGGGACGCAGAACTTTGACGAGTCGTGGGGCCTGCTCAACGTCGACTGGTCCGCCTGGCGGAACCCGGCGTacgtcgaggagcagctgAAGCCCATGGTTGCTGGTGTCATTGGATGA
- a CDS encoding U3 small nucleolar RNA-associated protein 6, giving the protein MSVAEKARFYLERSVPQLREWEEKEIFTKDEIRTIVQKRSDFEHRILAPRSKPDDFSAYAKWEHSLETLRAKRCKRMKIGHVVSQHTSQARVLAIYERAVSRHPGRKDLWLEYLAYTADVKATKRWRRTMAAALRMMPTDADLWVFAGRRSASNGDMGGARGYFMRGCRFCTTEGTLWIEYARCEMEWLAKMEAKKGGAGKKKAEQENPLAGEKMDDDDEIKFHDQDDDDDEQDEDDALRLPVPAKDKAALNEEDSKALKNNPALDGAIPTAIFDISRKQPFFSPETAERFFDMFAAFASKVSSAAKIVAHVVDAMREQDAAHPAAWNCHIRLPLVGVSLDTPQFPLGLREVLSRLGRGLDETSDAEALRSKSLVWIELILLVKDLDEGIRAVLEHTKDKLQS; this is encoded by the exons ATGtccgtcgccgagaaggcccgCTTCTACTTGGAGCGCTCCGTTCCCCAATTGCGCGaatgggaggagaaggagatctTCACAAAG GATGAGATCCGCACCATCGTCCAGAAGCGCAGCGACTTCGAGCACCGCATCCTCGCCCCCCGCTCCAAACCCGACGACTTCAGCGCCTACGCCAAGTGGGAGCACTCCCTCGAGACCCTCCGCGCCAAGCGCTGCAAGCGCATGAAGATCGGCCACGTCGTCTCCCAGCACACGAGCCAGGCGCGCGTCCTCGCCATCTACGAGCGCGCCGTCAGCAGGCACCCCGGGCGCAAGGACCTTTGGCTCGAGTACCTCGCCTACACGGCCGATGTCAAGGCCACGAAGCGCTGGCGCCgcaccatggccgccgccctgcgcaTGATgcccaccgacgccgacctctgGGTCTTTGCCGGCCGCCGCTCCGCCTCCAACGGCGACATGGGCGGCGCGCGGGGCTACTTCATGCGCGGCTGCCGCTTCTGCACGACCGAGGGCACCCTGTGGATCGAGTACGCCCGCTGCGAGATGGAGTGGCTGGCCAAGAtggaggccaagaagggcggcgcgggcaagaagaaggccgagcaggagaacccgctcgccggcgagaagatggacgacgacgacgagatcaagTTCCAcgaccaggacgacgacgacgacgagcaagacgaggacgacgcgcTGAGGCTGCCGGTGCCGGCCAAGGACAAGGCGGCGCTGAACGAGGAGGACAGCAAGGCGCTCAAGAACAACccggccctcgacggcgccatACCGACGGCCATCTTCGACATCTCGCGGAAGCAGCCCTTCTTCAGCCCGGAGACCGCCGAGCGCTTCTTTGACATgttcgccgccttcgccagcaAGGTCTCGTCCGCAGCCAAGATCGTCGcgcacgtcgtcgacgcgaTGCGCGAGCAGGACGCCGCCCACCCGGCGGCGTGGAACTGCCACATCCGCCTGCCCCTTGTCGGCGTCAGCCTGGACACGCCGCAGTTCCCGCTTGGCCTGCGCGAGGTGCTGTCGCGCCTGGGCCGCGGCCTGGACGAGACGTCGGACGCGGAGGCTTTGCGGAGCAAGTCTCTGGTGTGGATCGAGCTGATCCTGCTCgtcaaggacctcgacgagggcatcAGGGCCGTGCTGGAGCATACGAAGGACAAGTTGCAGTCAtag
- a CDS encoding CCCH zinc finger domain protein has translation MVVCKFYEQGNCRYGQNCRFEHPRSQSNNRYAAFGQTSGGGGGGGFNRGGSDALPYQLSREAIEKDLTSEAPQWILSAYGPGRDAPEQLFGGPMREQSFEEMRLLHLMATAAGNPQQALSQAQEIYQQAQQQMKTAVDNLDGAIQFIVSADQKHPNRIDICKQGTQPGGTTGVFAVGRRTTNSLGQQNPFSSNSSSAATSNPFGSNQPASSPFGGASNTAAASGSAFGQPAALGQRPNPFGSPAFGQPSQPSQSSGSAFGQPSQPSSAFGAPSQSSAPAFGQPSQPTSAFGQPSALGGGTSAFGQASSLGQKPSPFGAPAFGQSAQPGGGTTGSAFGQPSQPGSTGSAFGQASSLGQKPNPFGGAASGASPFASAAAGGNTASPFGQPSQNTASPSPFGQTAQNPAQSASPFGGPAQSSASPFGQPSQTAAPSAFGQPSQTASASPFGQPAQTQPAANSPFGAKPDAQPSAFGSVSMVAQPTQPAQPTGAFGQPAQLGQKPNPFGQNSASPFGQPAGGLGGGGGGAAAANPFGTQPAAPAAQQAPGAPGSGPYPPGSSRQHPPVSSYSAKGMDGRLSNWKGKPVTYQNNLPGVRAFNGAWTRIWFPDGPPNYYKDTELPDEAYDDGSRQQWQAFAQTGKFEGLMPELPPKREFCLWDL, from the exons ATGGTGGTCTGCAAGTTCTACGAACAGGGGAACTGCAGGTATGGAC AAAACTGCCGGTTCGAGCACCCGAGATCACAATCGAACAACCGCTATGCCGCCTTTGGCCAGACttcgggaggaggaggaggagggggattCAACCGTGGCGGCAGCGATG CGCTGCCATATCAGCTATCGAGAGAGGCCATTGAGAAGGACCTGACGTCGGAGGCGCCGCAATGGATCTTGTCAGCCTACGGACCGGGTAGGGATGCGCCGGAACAGCTCTTTGGAGGCCCCATGCGTGAGCAGAGCTTCGAAGAGATGAGGCTTCTTCACCTCATGGCCACGGCTGCGGGAAATCCCCAGCAAGCG CTCAGCCAAGCGCAGGAGATATACCAGCAAGCACAGCAGCAGATGAAGACAGCCGTCGATaacctcgacggcgccatccagttcatcgtctcggccgacCAGAAGCACCCCAACAGGATAGATATCTGCAAGCAAGGTACACAACCGGGTGGCACGACAGGGGTGTTTGCAGTCGGAAGGAGGACGACCAATTCACTCGGCCAGCAGAACCCCTTCTCGTCCAACTCATCCTCCGCCGCGACGTCAAACCCATTCGGCAGTAACCAGCCAGCCTCTTCGCCGTTTGGTGGCGCCTCCAACACCGCAGCGGCGTCGGGAAGCGCGTTCGGTCAGCCGGCTGCACTGGGACAGCGCCCGAACCCCTTCGGCTCGCCTGCCTTTGGTCAGCCTTCGCAGCCGTCGCAATCCAGTGGATCGGCCTTTGGCCAGCCATCACAACCTTCCTCGGCATTCGGTGCCCCGAGCCAGAGCTCGGCTCCGGCTTTTGGGCAACCGTCCCAGCCCACGTCTGCGTTCGGACAACCCAGCGCGCTCGGGGGTGGCACATCGGCTTTCGGTCAAGCGTCATCCTTGGGCCAGAAGCCGAGCCCTTTTGGAGCGCCTGCCTTTGGACAGTCTGCGCAACCCGGCGGCGGTACCACCGGCAGCGCGTTCGGCCAGCCATCGCAGCCTGGTAGTACCGGCAGCGCTTTTGGCCAAGCAAGCTCGCTGGGGCAGAAGCCGAATCCCTTTGGCGGCGCGGCAAGCGGAGCCAGCCCCTTTGcaagcgccgccgccggtggtAACACAGCCAGTCCCTTTGGTCAGCCGTCGCAGAACACGGCAAGCCCCAGCCCGTTTGGACAAACAGCACAAAACCCGGCGCAGAGTGCCAGTCCGTTTGGCGGCCCCGCGCAATCGAGCGCAAGTCCGTTTGGACAGCCGTCGCAGACGGCGGCACCTAGTGCTTTCGGGCAGCCGTCTCAGACAGCGTCGGCCAGCCCGTTCGGCCAACCAGCTCAGACTCAACCGGCGGCGAACAGTCCCTTCGGCGCGAAGCCAGACGCCCAGCCCAGCGCATTCGGATCCGTGTCGATGGTGGCTCAGCCAACACAGCCTGCGCAACCAACCGGTGCTTTTGGCCAGCCGGCCCAGCTCGGTCAGAAACCCAACCCGTTCGGCCAGAATAGCGCCTCGCCCTTTGGCCAGCCTGcgggcggcctgggcgggggagggggaggagcagcagcagcgaaCCCGTTCGGCACAcagcccgccgcgccggccgcccaACAAGCGCCGGGGGCGCCTGGGAGCGGACCGTACCCGCCGGGGAGCTCGAGGCAGCACCCGCCCGTGTCGAGCTACAGTGCCAAGGGCATGGACGGGCGGCTGTCCAACTGGAAGGGAAAGCCCGTCACGTACCAGAACAACCTGCCCGGGGTGCGGGCGTTCAATGGCGCGTGGACGAGGATCTGGTTCCCCGACGGCCCGCCCAACTACTACAAAGACACGGAGCTGCCGGACGAGGCGTACGACGACGGGTCGAGGCAACAGTGGCAGGCGTTTGCGCAGACGGGCAAGTTCGAGGGGCTGATGCCTGAGTTGCCGCCAAAGCGGGAGTTTTGCCTCTGGGATCTGTAA
- a CDS encoding Ribosomal protein S10 gives MSYNKDKDFGEAPKTHKIRITLSSRKVQSLEKVSAELIERAKSKDLRVSGPVRLPTKTLKITTRKTPCGEGSKTWDCFEMRIHKRLIDLNAPTEIVKQIIINIEAGVEVEVTIAA, from the exons ATGTCTTAcaacaaggacaaggacttCGGCGAGGCGCCCAAGACGCACAAGATCCGCATCACCCTCTCCTCCCGCAAGGTCCAGTCCCTCGAGAAGGTGTCTGCCGAGCTCATCGAGCGCGCCAAGTCCAAGGACCTCCGCGTCTCCGGCCCCGTCCGCCTGCCCACCAAGACCCTCAAGATCACCACCCGCAAGACCCCCTGCGGTGAGGGTTCCAAGACCTGGGACTGCTTCGAGATGCGCATCCACAAGCGCCTCATTGA CCTCAACGCCCCCACCGAGATCGTCAAGCagatcatcatcaacatcgaggccggtgtcgaggtcgaggtcacCATCGCCGCATAA